From the Verrucomicrobiia bacterium genome, the window GATCTGCGCACTTACCGGCGGCACCTCGCCGTCGTCAGCCAGCAGACCATCCTGTTCAACGGCACACTGCGGGAGAACATCGTTTACGGGCGGCGGGACGTCAGCGAGGCGGTGTTGCAACGTGCGATTGAGGACGCGAACGCGGCGGAATTCATCCGCAGCCTGCCGCGGGGGCTCGAGACGGAAATTGGAGCCGGTGGCATCCAGCTCAGCGGCGGCCAGCGGCAGCGGGTTGCCATTGCCCGCGCGTTGTTGCGC encodes:
- a CDS encoding ATP-binding cassette domain-containing protein, which translates into the protein DLRTYRRHLAVVSQQTILFNGTLRENIVYGRRDVSEAVLQRAIEDANAAEFIRSLPRGLETEIGAGGIQLSGGQRQRVAIARALLRDPRVLILDEATSALDADSEAIVQQALERLMAGRTAFIIAHRPAVLRQADRILSLEKGVLAQTQIRVEPK